A single window of Neisseria chenwenguii DNA harbors:
- a CDS encoding VanZ family protein, which yields MPRNKFTVLVLLWFAAGIYALLFRESGSGAPPFPNFDKVAHFTLFFAQIWLLARTFIEADKTVPYHALIAFALVYAVGSELAQAAFTATREGSFGDGLADMGGCLTALWLAKKAQAAKRAVGMRPSENSQF from the coding sequence ATGCCGCGCAACAAATTTACCGTATTGGTGCTGCTTTGGTTTGCCGCCGGCATTTATGCCCTGCTGTTCCGCGAATCGGGCAGCGGTGCACCGCCGTTTCCGAATTTCGACAAAGTCGCGCATTTCACGCTGTTTTTCGCCCAAATCTGGCTGTTGGCGCGCACGTTTATCGAAGCGGATAAAACCGTTCCCTACCACGCCCTGATTGCGTTTGCGCTGGTTTACGCCGTCGGCAGCGAGTTGGCGCAGGCCGCGTTTACCGCCACGCGCGAAGGCTCGTTCGGCGACGGACTGGCCGACATGGGCGGCTGTCTGACCGCGCTCTGGCTGGCGAAAAAAGCGCAGGCCGCCAAGCGGGCAGTGGGCATGAGGCCGTCTGAAAACAGTCAGTTTTAA
- a CDS encoding dioxygenase: MSELLNLIQTEAVGTVEETLDFWLYECSLDEAPSREEVAQWRDLLNARGGKFVRLAQICRTWLDEEA; the protein is encoded by the coding sequence ATGTCCGAACTTCTCAACCTCATCCAAACCGAAGCCGTCGGCACCGTCGAAGAAACGCTGGATTTCTGGCTCTACGAATGCAGCCTCGACGAAGCCCCGAGCCGCGAAGAAGTGGCGCAATGGCGCGATTTGCTGAACGCGCGCGGCGGCAAGTTTGTGCGGCTGGCGCAAATCTGCCGAACCTGGCTCGACGAGGAGGCCTGA
- the pth gene encoding aminoacyl-tRNA hydrolase: MSNKIKIIVGLGNPGQEYAQTRHNVGFWLLDELAWQWKATFKEEKKFFGEVARVAHSGGDVWLLKPTTFMNRSGRAVAALAQFYKIKPEEILVVHDELDIPCGRIKFKLGGGNGGHNGLKDIQARLGTPDFYRLRLGIDHPGDRNLVIGYVLSKPSTEHRQQIDDAVAKSIQGLPQLLAGEWEEATRFLHSK, from the coding sequence ATGTCAAACAAAATCAAAATCATCGTCGGACTGGGCAACCCCGGTCAGGAATACGCACAAACCCGCCACAACGTCGGCTTCTGGCTGCTGGACGAACTGGCCTGGCAATGGAAAGCCACATTTAAAGAAGAAAAAAAATTCTTCGGCGAAGTCGCGCGCGTGGCGCATAGCGGCGGCGACGTCTGGCTGCTCAAACCGACCACGTTTATGAACCGTTCCGGCCGGGCAGTTGCCGCGCTGGCGCAGTTTTACAAAATCAAGCCCGAAGAAATTTTAGTGGTGCACGACGAATTGGACATCCCCTGCGGGCGCATCAAATTCAAACTCGGCGGCGGAAACGGCGGCCACAACGGCCTCAAAGACATCCAAGCCCGCTTGGGTACACCGGATTTCTACCGCTTGCGCTTGGGTATCGACCATCCCGGCGACCGCAACTTGGTGATCGGTTATGTCTTAAGCAAACCCAGCACCGAACACCGCCAGCAGATTGACGACGCCGTCGCCAAATCCATCCAAGGGCTGCCGCAACTTTTGGCGGGCGAATGGGAAGAAGCGACGCGGTTTTTGCACAGCAAATGA
- a CDS encoding RnfH family protein, with translation MLEIEVVYGTAEQQFLQSLKVKAGTTAREAVLQSGVCGKFPEVDLHAAPLGIFGKAVKDDTVLWPHDRVEIYRPLLIDPKEARRKRVSQD, from the coding sequence ATGCTTGAAATCGAAGTCGTCTATGGCACGGCGGAACAACAGTTTCTGCAAAGCCTGAAAGTCAAAGCGGGAACAACCGCCCGCGAAGCCGTTTTACAAAGCGGCGTGTGCGGCAAGTTTCCCGAAGTCGATTTGCACGCCGCGCCGCTGGGCATTTTCGGCAAAGCCGTGAAAGACGACACCGTTTTGTGGCCGCACGACCGCGTCGAAATCTACCGTCCGCTTTTAATCGACCCGAAAGAAGCGCGGCGCAAACGCGTCAGCCAAGATTAA
- a CDS encoding type II toxin-antitoxin system RatA family toxin: MKTVEKSVLVLHSAAQMFELVDKVEDYPKFLPWYSKTEIIERSGNELKARLFMDYMRVQQSFATHNHNIPGREIRMDLLEGPFKTLRGTWKFIDLGDNMCQIEFRLEYDFSSAVLSALISPVFSHLSNTLVEAFVKEADRRYA, from the coding sequence ATGAAAACGGTAGAAAAAAGCGTTTTGGTATTGCACAGCGCCGCGCAGATGTTCGAGCTGGTCGATAAAGTGGAGGATTACCCGAAATTCCTGCCTTGGTACAGCAAAACCGAAATTATCGAACGCAGCGGTAACGAGCTGAAAGCACGGCTGTTTATGGACTATATGCGCGTGCAGCAGTCGTTTGCTACCCACAACCACAACATTCCCGGCCGGGAAATCCGCATGGATCTGCTCGAAGGGCCGTTTAAAACCCTGCGCGGCACATGGAAATTCATCGACTTGGGTGACAATATGTGCCAAATCGAATTCCGGCTTGAATACGATTTTTCCAGTGCGGTTTTGTCGGCGCTGATTTCGCCCGTATTCAGCCACCTTTCCAACACGCTGGTCGAAGCGTTCGTCAAAGAGGCAGACCGCCGCTATGCTTGA
- the ftsH gene encoding ATP-dependent zinc metalloprotease FtsH: MGNTFKNILLWVVLGVGLMAAFNAINSKQESKQQIEYSQFISQVNNGEIASVNIEGSVVNGYLIKGERADKTTFFTNAPLDDNLVKNLLDKKVRVKVTPEEKPSMLTSLFFSLLPVLLLIGAWFYFMRMQNGGGKGGAFSFGKSRARLLDQDANKVTFADVAGCDEAKEEVQEIVDYLKAPNRYQSLGGRVPRGILLAGSPGTGKTLLAKAIAGEAGVPFFSISGSDFVEMFVGVGASRVRDMFEQAKKNAPCIIFIDEIDAVGRQRGAGLGGGNDEREQTLNQLLVEMDGFESNQTVIVIAATNRPDVLDPALQRPGRFDRQVVVPLPDIRGREQILKVHAKKVPLDASVDLVSLARGTPGFSGADLANLVNEAALFAGRRNKVKVDQSDFEDAKDKIYMGPERRSMVMHEDEKRATAYHESGHAIVAESLEHTDPVHKVTIMPRGRALGLTWQLPERDRISMYKDQMLSQIAILFGGRIAEDIFVGRVSTGASNDFERATQIAREMVTRYGMSDKMGVMVYAENEGEVFLGRSVTRSQHISEKTQQEVDAEIRRILDEQYAVAYKILNENRDKMETMTRALMEWETIDRDQVLEIMEGKQPSPPKDYSYNLRPEGEEPVAETAEQPRPEPALTAGAQENNPEVPPQNRA, encoded by the coding sequence GTGGGGAATACCTTTAAGAATATTCTGCTCTGGGTGGTTTTGGGCGTCGGCCTGATGGCGGCGTTCAATGCGATCAACAGCAAGCAGGAAAGCAAGCAGCAGATTGAATATTCGCAGTTTATCAGTCAGGTAAACAACGGCGAAATCGCCAGCGTCAATATCGAAGGCTCGGTGGTAAACGGCTATTTGATTAAAGGCGAACGTGCCGACAAAACCACATTTTTTACCAACGCGCCGTTAGACGACAACTTGGTGAAAAACCTATTGGACAAAAAAGTCCGCGTCAAAGTGACACCGGAAGAAAAACCGAGCATGCTGACCAGCCTGTTTTTCAGCCTGCTGCCCGTGTTGCTGCTGATTGGCGCATGGTTTTACTTTATGCGGATGCAGAACGGCGGCGGTAAAGGCGGCGCATTTTCATTCGGAAAAAGCCGTGCCCGCCTGCTGGATCAGGATGCCAACAAAGTTACTTTTGCCGATGTGGCCGGCTGCGACGAAGCTAAAGAGGAAGTTCAGGAAATCGTCGATTACCTGAAAGCGCCCAACCGCTATCAGAGCCTGGGCGGACGCGTGCCGCGCGGCATCTTGCTGGCGGGCAGCCCGGGTACGGGTAAAACCCTGCTGGCCAAAGCGATTGCCGGCGAAGCGGGTGTTCCTTTTTTCAGCATTTCCGGCTCCGACTTTGTAGAAATGTTCGTCGGCGTAGGCGCCAGCCGTGTGCGCGATATGTTTGAGCAGGCCAAGAAAAATGCGCCCTGTATCATTTTTATCGATGAAATCGACGCCGTCGGCCGCCAGCGCGGCGCAGGCTTGGGCGGCGGCAACGACGAGCGCGAGCAGACTTTGAACCAGCTTTTGGTGGAAATGGACGGCTTTGAAAGCAATCAAACCGTGATTGTGATTGCCGCCACCAACCGTCCCGACGTACTCGACCCTGCGTTGCAGCGTCCCGGCCGTTTCGACCGTCAGGTTGTGGTACCGCTGCCCGACATCCGAGGCCGCGAGCAGATTTTGAAAGTGCACGCCAAAAAAGTACCACTGGACGCTTCCGTCGATTTGGTTTCGCTGGCGCGCGGTACGCCCGGTTTTTCCGGCGCGGATTTGGCGAATTTGGTAAACGAAGCTGCGCTGTTTGCCGGTCGTCGCAATAAAGTCAAAGTCGATCAAAGCGATTTTGAAGATGCGAAAGACAAAATCTACATGGGTCCCGAGCGCCGCAGCATGGTTATGCACGAAGACGAAAAACGTGCGACCGCCTACCATGAATCGGGCCATGCCATCGTGGCTGAAAGTCTGGAGCATACTGATCCTGTACACAAAGTAACCATCATGCCGCGCGGCCGTGCGCTGGGCCTGACTTGGCAGCTTCCCGAGCGCGACCGCATAAGCATGTATAAAGACCAGATGCTGAGCCAGATTGCGATTCTGTTCGGTGGACGTATCGCCGAAGACATCTTTGTCGGCCGCGTTTCCACCGGCGCTTCCAACGACTTCGAGCGCGCCACCCAAATCGCCCGCGAAATGGTGACGCGCTACGGCATGAGCGACAAAATGGGCGTGATGGTGTACGCGGAAAACGAAGGCGAAGTCTTCCTCGGCCGCAGCGTGACCCGTTCGCAGCATATTTCGGAAAAAACCCAGCAGGAAGTGGATGCCGAAATCCGCCGCATTTTGGACGAGCAATACGCCGTTGCCTACAAAATCTTGAACGAAAACCGCGACAAGATGGAAACCATGACCCGCGCCCTGATGGAGTGGGAAACCATCGACCGCGATCAGGTTTTGGAAATCATGGAAGGCAAACAGCCCAGCCCGCCTAAGGATTACAGCTACAACCTACGCCCCGAAGGCGAAGAGCCGGTTGCGGAAACGGCGGAGCAGCCCCGGCCCGAGCCTGCTTTAACAGCAGGCGCGCAGGAAAACAATCCCGAAGTTCCTCCCCAAAACAGGGCTTAA
- the rlmE gene encoding 23S rRNA (uridine(2552)-2'-O)-methyltransferase RlmE, translating into MAVRSKSSKAWLSEHVNDHYVHKAQKDGYRARAAYKLLEINEKDKLIKPGTVLADLGSAPGSWSQVAAKLVGENGRVFALDILPMDDIAGVSFIQGDFREESVLAEFESLLDGRPLDLVICDMAPNMSGNAVTDQARSFYLCELALDFAASHLKSGGSFLVKVFQGAGYQEYMAAMRDVFATVQTRKPDASRNRSSEIYLLGRNKR; encoded by the coding sequence ATGGCTGTGCGTTCCAAATCTTCCAAGGCGTGGCTCAGCGAGCACGTCAACGACCATTATGTACACAAGGCGCAGAAAGACGGCTATCGCGCCCGTGCGGCGTATAAGTTGTTGGAAATCAATGAGAAAGACAAGCTAATCAAGCCGGGTACGGTGTTGGCCGATTTGGGCAGCGCCCCGGGAAGTTGGTCGCAGGTGGCTGCGAAACTGGTCGGGGAAAACGGTCGGGTATTTGCGCTCGATATTCTGCCGATGGACGACATTGCGGGTGTGTCTTTTATTCAGGGCGACTTCCGCGAGGAGTCGGTTTTGGCGGAATTTGAATCTTTACTCGACGGCCGTCCGCTAGACCTTGTAATCTGCGATATGGCACCCAATATGTCGGGTAACGCCGTAACCGATCAGGCGCGCAGTTTCTACCTCTGCGAGCTGGCGTTGGATTTTGCAGCCTCCCATCTGAAAAGCGGCGGCAGTTTTTTGGTGAAGGTTTTTCAGGGCGCGGGTTATCAGGAATATATGGCGGCGATGCGGGATGTTTTTGCAACGGTGCAGACGCGCAAACCTGATGCTTCGCGCAATCGTTCCAGTGAGATTTATTTATTGGGCAGAAATAAACGCTGA
- the yhbY gene encoding ribosome assembly RNA-binding protein YhbY, whose translation MTDEKLSTKEILELKARAHHLNPVVMVGQHGLTDSVIKETDAALTAHELIKVRVFGDDRAERIEIANALCEAVDAQLVQHIGKLLVLWRKNLED comes from the coding sequence ATGACCGATGAAAAACTTTCCACCAAAGAAATCCTCGAGCTCAAAGCCCGCGCCCACCACCTCAACCCCGTCGTGATGGTCGGCCAACACGGCCTGACCGACTCCGTCATTAAAGAAACCGACGCCGCCCTCACCGCCCACGAGCTGATCAAAGTGCGCGTATTCGGCGACGACCGCGCCGAGCGTATCGAAATTGCCAATGCGCTTTGCGAAGCCGTCGATGCGCAGTTGGTGCAGCATATCGGCAAACTCTTGGTTTTGTGGCGCAAGAATCTGGAAGACTGA
- the dnrN gene encoding iron-sulfur cluster repair protein DnrN, with product MTDFTVWESAPFGATIDHILQRYHNVHRAQLEELVPLAKKVAEVHADTFPAEVADILAYMQEELLMHMMKEERMLFPMINQGVGRSAAMPISVMMHEHEEHDKAIARLKELTDNFKIPENACGSWTRLYRLSEELVNDLTDHIHLENEVFFPRVLAS from the coding sequence ATGACCGATTTTACCGTTTGGGAAAGCGCCCCTTTCGGCGCCACCATCGACCACATTCTGCAACGCTACCACAACGTCCACCGCGCCCAGCTTGAAGAGTTGGTGCCGCTGGCGAAGAAAGTGGCCGAAGTTCACGCCGATACGTTTCCTGCCGAAGTGGCCGACATTCTGGCCTATATGCAGGAAGAGCTTTTGATGCACATGATGAAGGAAGAGCGGATGCTGTTTCCTATGATTAATCAGGGCGTCGGACGCAGTGCGGCCATGCCTATCAGCGTGATGATGCACGAACACGAAGAACACGACAAAGCCATCGCCCGTCTGAAAGAGCTGACCGACAATTTCAAAATCCCTGAAAACGCCTGCGGCAGCTGGACCCGACTCTACCGTCTTTCCGAAGAGCTGGTCAATGACTTAACCGACCATATCCATTTGGAAAACGAAGTGTTCTTCCCGCGCGTTTTAGCATCCTAA
- a CDS encoding MFS transporter, giving the protein METYSLGIGVFGSKIPSIVFKEKLTDEMDVLWMALGFCAACGLIAVFKLRKVNSESHLHGLPVKQKFAELTNAVTLLVSNRNILFSSWVRIINTLSLFGFAVIMPMMFTKELGFSTAQWLDIWAVFSVTTLISNVFWGIVGEKLGWIRVVRWFGCIGMALSTLIFYYMPQWYNTIAPAGGAEVGSAEYYMAWIPAILLGWFAAAFVPMTAVFTTLEPKMSGRSNFRVQPFCQPFQCACTENCRYTAAGLQL; this is encoded by the coding sequence TTGGAGACTTATTCACTGGGTATCGGCGTATTCGGCAGCAAAATCCCGAGTATTGTTTTTAAAGAAAAACTCACCGACGAAATGGATGTATTATGGATGGCGCTGGGCTTCTGCGCGGCCTGCGGCCTGATTGCCGTGTTCAAACTGCGCAAAGTCAATTCCGAATCACATCTGCACGGCCTGCCGGTGAAACAGAAATTCGCCGAGCTGACCAATGCCGTGACCCTGCTGGTCAGTAACCGCAATATCCTGTTTTCAAGTTGGGTGCGCATCATCAACACTTTGTCGCTGTTCGGCTTTGCCGTAATTATGCCGATGATGTTTACCAAAGAACTGGGCTTTTCAACCGCGCAGTGGTTGGATATCTGGGCGGTATTTTCCGTCACTACGCTGATTTCAAACGTATTTTGGGGGATTGTCGGCGAAAAACTCGGTTGGATCCGCGTCGTTCGCTGGTTTGGCTGTATCGGCATGGCGCTTTCGACGCTGATTTTCTACTACATGCCGCAGTGGTACAACACAATCGCCCCTGCCGGTGGCGCGGAAGTCGGTTCGGCCGAATATTACATGGCTTGGATTCCCGCCATTCTGCTGGGCTGGTTTGCCGCGGCGTTTGTGCCGATGACGGCGGTTTTTACCACGCTTGAACCTAAAATGTCAGGGCGCAGCAATTTCCGTGTACAACCTTTCTGCCAGCCTTTCCAATGCGCTTGCACCGAAAATTGCCGATATACTGCTGCCGGGTTACAGCTTTAA
- a CDS encoding ABC transporter ATP-binding protein/permease, with translation MEKWQIELYGTPLWLLKTSAAVLAASAVILFFAAKTRFGKEFRYILRLCLNAENSLKIFAVVVLMMILLLTEIRLNVLSTFMSNGLYSSMQDMDVNAFWVFAAMNAGVVLMRTFNGVINDFLDQSLAIKWSEKLNAVLVSRWLSGKNYYRLQMRRHAPDNIDQRIQQDAQDFIKSTIEFIRGMLNSVVSSLEFAFVLWGLAGILTVFGYDIPRGIVWFVFIFVILATFIAMWIGNPLIRYNYENEKLNGDYRYALIRVRDHAESVAFYSGEAREQQALGSRFAAIIKNRWRIARQSVGLSGFNDMFSSGVQLLPIILQAPRLFAGQIKIGDIQQTVQSFARLQKALSFFRLFYEDFTAYRARLDRLHGFLLSTESQHAAQTPQTETVSDGLRLENLTLYRSNGDVLLSGINAEIGSGGSLLIKGPSGCGKTSLLRALAGLWPFGATGFVAKPDNSAVMFVPQRPYTPQGSLREAVCYPGISADTAALETSMQQCRLGHLIENLDKTDDWQHRLSPGELQRIAFVRILLTRPKIILLDEATAALDEATEAQLYQTVRHTLPQSVIVSIGHRSTLNAFHDAHLEVAAVENCG, from the coding sequence ATGGAAAAATGGCAAATCGAGCTTTACGGCACGCCGCTTTGGCTGCTGAAAACATCGGCGGCGGTTTTGGCCGCTTCGGCGGTGATTCTGTTTTTCGCCGCCAAAACCCGCTTCGGCAAAGAGTTCCGCTATATTCTGCGGCTTTGCCTGAACGCCGAAAACAGCCTGAAAATCTTCGCCGTCGTCGTTTTGATGATGATTCTGCTGCTGACCGAAATCCGCCTCAACGTCTTGAGCACGTTTATGTCCAACGGGCTTTACAGCTCGATGCAGGACATGGACGTCAATGCCTTTTGGGTGTTTGCCGCAATGAACGCCGGCGTAGTGCTGATGCGTACGTTTAACGGCGTGATTAACGATTTTCTCGACCAAAGTCTGGCGATTAAATGGTCGGAAAAACTCAACGCCGTTTTGGTATCGCGCTGGCTGTCCGGCAAAAATTATTACCGCCTGCAAATGCGCCGCCACGCGCCCGACAACATCGACCAGCGTATCCAGCAGGATGCGCAGGATTTCATCAAATCGACCATCGAATTTATCCGCGGCATGCTCAATTCCGTCGTTTCCTCACTGGAATTCGCCTTCGTATTGTGGGGGCTGGCGGGCATTCTGACCGTGTTCGGCTACGATATTCCGCGCGGAATCGTCTGGTTTGTGTTTATTTTCGTGATTTTGGCAACATTTATCGCCATGTGGATCGGTAATCCGCTGATCCGCTACAACTACGAAAATGAAAAACTCAACGGCGACTACCGTTATGCCCTGATTCGGGTACGCGATCATGCTGAAAGCGTGGCGTTTTACAGTGGCGAGGCGCGCGAACAGCAGGCGCTCGGCAGCCGTTTCGCCGCCATCATCAAAAACCGCTGGCGCATCGCCCGCCAAAGCGTCGGCCTGAGCGGATTTAACGATATGTTCAGCAGCGGCGTCCAGCTTCTGCCCATCATTTTGCAGGCGCCGCGCCTGTTTGCAGGGCAGATTAAAATCGGCGACATCCAGCAGACCGTACAATCCTTTGCCCGTCTGCAAAAAGCGCTGTCGTTTTTCCGCCTTTTTTACGAAGACTTCACCGCTTACCGCGCCCGCCTCGACCGTCTGCACGGCTTTTTATTGAGCACCGAATCCCAACACGCCGCACAAACGCCGCAAACCGAAACCGTTTCAGACGGCCTCAGGCTGGAAAACCTGACCCTCTACCGCAGTAACGGCGATGTTCTGCTTTCCGGCATCAATGCCGAGATCGGAAGCGGCGGCTCGCTGCTGATCAAAGGCCCCAGCGGCTGCGGCAAAACCTCGCTGTTGCGCGCGCTCGCCGGCTTGTGGCCGTTTGGCGCGACCGGCTTTGTCGCCAAACCCGACAACAGCGCCGTGATGTTTGTTCCGCAACGCCCTTACACCCCGCAGGGCAGCCTGCGCGAGGCCGTCTGCTATCCCGGCATCAGCGCCGACACCGCCGCGCTCGAAACCTCCATGCAGCAATGCCGTTTGGGTCATTTGATTGAAAATCTGGATAAGACCGACGACTGGCAGCACCGTCTCTCTCCGGGCGAGCTCCAGCGCATCGCCTTCGTCCGCATCCTCCTGACCCGCCCGAAAATCATCCTGCTAGACGAAGCCACCGCCGCGCTAGACGAAGCTACCGAAGCGCAGCTCTACCAAACCGTCCGCCACACCCTGCCGCAAAGCGTCATCGTCAGCATCGGCCATAGAAGCACGCTGAACGCGTTTCACGATGCGCATTTGGAAGTGGCGGCGGTAGAAAACTGCGGGTAG